Proteins found in one Lepeophtheirus salmonis chromosome 9, UVic_Lsal_1.4, whole genome shotgun sequence genomic segment:
- the LOC121124140 gene encoding dynein axonemal heavy chain 6: protein MERALPGLESAMAGLHALDKNEVNEIRSFKNPPESIQQVMEAVCILLGHKSDWNGAKALMSDYSFVKRLIEFDKDNIPEATLKRIRRFNDNPKCTPEDISKVSKAACTLCMWVRAVELYATIFNSIEPKRIKLLQSESELVEAMGALRAETDRVTHVETSLNNLQASLMDRTKRKENISKNLEITNVHLERAEYLSYSLEEECTRWKSQLQTTERKLRNLIGDALLQSFVVGYSGNLRETSRTELLELWKGSLSEFKICYSENENEFYDFKLDEKKELLRWYECKYFIQNSLITKFTNKWPFYIDPNNIVLKEALHLNGHTYIYSSEPEFCSKLRSSLNDGKPVIIKDFNFDYPPDFKNLFQRNLYEKVRVFVGLVGIPKMRKDVRVKLGSNNSEEVAVGSKFYLYLHSQDKTFLVEDDKINAISYNLTKESLFLKLRDDLIAKMDKPFSEEHEKYIQMIRDKTKKVNEKIRNVLLVFVKSKDSMLEDDRLITSLKDAKASVFENANELNVLKKKFSETLVPKINKFSELALQLTAYSTFLDKLAEIEPIYIFSHQKILNALHDTIIYKDIVHEIIDAIAEEVIYVLCPKQKGIFIRATQFIKKIKSEDNYHFVDVVIPRALQNQEFKIDMEIGGIHALEKEDTLSLCSLNVFLYISTLSKKHPMILIEELGESSLNIIMDLHNQQKLKIPFKYLPLSHSTPPSPLYINNILRMAKCGKSWVIIDGLSSFDAILNKLVIPSIEDDFRLFVLGNHGIKLNSNKVLTNFKMVCCESPSFTSDPLSHTIFYKNRLSFWKRDITQMNFFIRIYQWSLGKVDNRDESYSNLEKLKLIIDKFDRPLQSELDLSAIHDYIKSVFKKSCDIKVLEGFIID from the exons ATGGAAAGGGCACTTCCTGGTCTTGAGTCTGCGATGGCTGGATTGCATGctcttgataaaaatgaagtGAACGAAATCCGGAGCTTCAAGAATCCCCCAGAATCTATTCAACAAGTTATGGAAGCTGTTTGTATACTATTGGGACATAAATCTGATTGGAACGGGGCTAAGGCTCTCATGTCTGactattcatttgtaaaaagaCTAATTGAGTTTGATAAGGATAATATCCCAGAGGCTACACTCAAAAGGATCCGCCGGTTCAATGATAATCCTAAATGCACACCTGAAGATATTAGCAAAGTATCTAAAGCGGCATGTACTTTGTGCATGTGGGTCAGAGCGGTTGAGCTATAtgcaacaatatttaattcaattgaaCCAAAACGAATCAAACTTTTGCAATCAGAATCTGAACTTGTGGAGGCTATGGGAGCACTTCGAGCCGAAACAGACAGGGTTACTCATGTAGAAACTAGCCTCAATAATTTGCAAGCAAGTTTAATG GATCGAACAAAGAGAAAagagaatatttcaaaaaatcttgaaattacGAATGTTCATCTGGAGCGAGCTGAATATCTCTCTTATTCCTTAGAAGAGGAATGCACACGTTGGAAATCTCAATTACAAACTACGGAGAGAAAACTTCGTAATCTCATTGGGGATGCACTTCTTCAATCATTTGTGGTGGGCTACAGTGGAAATTTAAGAGAAACATCGCGAACGGAATTACTTGAATTATGGAAGGGATCTTTGTCCGAGTTTAAGATTTGCTATTCCgagaatgaaaatgaattttacgATTTTAAGTTGGATGAGAAAAAGGAGCTCCTTCGATGGTACGAATGCAAGTACTTTATACAAAATTCTCTCATCacaaaatttacaaacaaatgGCCATTTTacattgatccaaataatattgttttaaaagaaGCTCTCCATCTCAATgggcatacatatatatattcttcagaACCAGAGTTTTGCTCAAAATTGCGATCTTCTCTGAATGATGGGAAACCTGTCATTATTAAGGATTTCAATTTTGATTATCCCCcagattttaaaaacttatttcaaagaaatctATATGAAAAGGTCAGAGTATTCGTGGGACTTGTTGGCATTCCCAAGATGCGAAAAGACGTTAGGGTCAAACTGGGGTCAAACAATTCGGAAGAAGTGGCAGTGGGGAGtaaattttacttatatctTCATTCCCAGGATAAAACATTTCTAGTTGAAGATGATAAAATCAATGCTATATCCTATAATCTCACGAAGGAgtctctatttttgaaattaagggATGATTTGATAGCAAAGATGGATAAGCCATTCTCTGAGGAACATGAAAAGTACATTCAAATGATCCGAGATAAGACGAAGAAAGTAAATGAGAAGATAAGGAATGTACTTCTTGTATTCGTGAAATCAAAAGATTCAATGTTAGAGGACGATCGATTGATTACTTCATTAaag GATGCGAAAGCCTCGGTTTTTGAAAATGCTAATGAGTTGAATGTGCTCAAGAAAAAATTCAGTGAAACCCTTGTTCCCAAGATTAATAAATTCTCTGAGCTTGCCTTACAACTCACAGCATACTCTACTTTTTTAGACAAGTTGGCTGAAATAGaaccaatttatattttttctcatcaaaaaattttgaatgcTCTCCATGATACAATTATCTACAAAGACATTGTCCATGAAATAATAGACGCTATAGCTGAAGAAGTCATTTATGTTCTTTGCCCAAaacaaaaaggaatatttataagGGCTActcaattcattaaaaaaatcaaatctgaAGATAATTATCATTTTGTGGATGTTGTCATTCCTAGGGCTCTTCAAAATCAGGAATTCAAGATTGATATGGAAATAGGTGGGATTCACGCATTGGAGAAAGAGGATACTTTATCCTTAT GCTCATTAAATGTATTCCTCTATATTTCAACACTTTCCAAGAAACACCCTATGATCTTAATTGAAGAACTAGGTGAAAgctcattaaatattattatggacTTGCATAaccaacaaaaattgaaaatccctTTCAAATACTTACCTTTGTCCCATTCAACGCCACCGAGTCCATTATATATCAATAACATTTTGAGAATGGCCAAATGCGGAAAGAGTTGGGTTATCATTGATGGACTCTCATCTTTTGATGCCATACTCAATAAATTGGTAATTCCCAGCATAGAAGATGATTTTCGATTATTTGTACTCGGCAATCatggaattaaattaaattcaaataaagttctCACCAATTTTAAAATGGTGTGCTGCGAGTCTCCATCGTTCACGTCAGATCCTCTCTCTCACacgattttttataaaaatagattgtcATTCTGGAAAAGAGACATTACTCAAATGAATTTCTTCATTAGAATATATCAATGGAGTCTGGGAAAAGTGGATAACAGAGATGAGAGttattcaaatttggaaaagctgaaattaattattgacaaatttGACAGACCTCTCCAAAGTGAGCTTGATCTGAGTGCCATTCACGATTATATTAAATCGGTATTCAAAAAATCATGCGACATAAAAGTATTAGAAGGATTTATTATTGACTAA
- the LOC121124139 gene encoding uncharacterized protein, whose translation MISELIGMELESNSQIELTLESLDQYGVYSYHKEISKITKSAIEEEKLDNLIRELNDIWTKTRVETRVRHGILIVDNFDFLFNTWESSFITLRQLGKSRYLQQFNERLLTWSGRLEFVKTFIELLKSVQNLWAIQDVPFSCLMFKEELPSVHEYFQRTKAAFVLAMNTIIESPNILESFHNEDNYFILTDIKLHFTKTQSHLTDSLRATRLSSPRLFFLSDEELLRLLENSVGNLSALNPYLYLMFTSVQSVLFTEGDSHERCYNPFITGVCSKGGEKLMFDEPVKARLDVPHWIKTIDGDIYRTLLLELQDIMRKGIASFPQVWRDKNYLAQSQSNAAHVFWSANKDINLKELKEHCIQSIDKNTSNPSIRIKEARKLLQLLYYEQDNHSNRHDLEYVYDGNRLKVSGFGNAIQYGTEYLGYDLPFNPELTLYCLSELFHEFGVSQNAKTQRLLAGLLGKFFFSLSHFNPDLNLQNVVLGTIKLGSWTFLRDFEYVQEEDVLFLKEISIYCQLMMKDNNNLGKRFINVGGYEIPMGMFPRLRMDSSKWKIGRNFISLIQPDFQMRLRIEFVKQGHLKYESLINKLVQISRLLEPFSNNQNIDYQNKIMSALGKCTFETETDFIFYCVDKVKTLDEMKNIEHNELSHILGESWMEKFRSSETISSKLDSSFNLIVLNATELQSAVENFTCTVLNLPESMTKQKTISLSLRYLENQGYSIIKICPVSQILHPSLHLYINSIIEASNGKVVFLLHGPWNQEWVIYIGKVLMYYSNLRFILSDDSNKSEECGSKRSVQLMYDEIEEFKIIGHELSQKDFDIMYKSCILISQYILNELNEYVEAIRIMSLAINCYLQKRACDINKSLFISGAFHISIKKSVEKLHQFFMEILGVDPGIEDLKDPFDVHQLALKFSFGVKNVEPQFYVPSREQSKVIMYLKMCIEYKLSVLLCGKRGSGKSTAIRKAIKYLNNDKFETCIINMSSSQANELEKDYFVKEDAYILDKMRCYGNRVLVLILESFDIWNVKHAYFLRSLLEKSRLLWDNITKRVTPLTTYKIVTIVEVTLEYSNPNAYRDSIQRMNQFTRDLHPIHHRKDENENEMITKTILDKFITDFEKDVSETSTSIPSLINSIHESCKEHHPERVSDHNLFRVLGGILYADPEIFVRGKDFGNHVYNEIRNEYKGYGEIIYDQENIIDSKFSAKRDLKDVTSFKDSISYFYLEDGFIRIKMISLKDAMQKFSSAYSGTKGKTYNTRLVFSKSFTYLISSLIRSINRYGEVLLYGKSGHGRKSCAEFISFFLGIRLVEAPGSVEPFLKQLRTAYIDASNGEVVLLLVKLKGLNNDTIQIIRFIEEILFYGECHNLLSDNDMNEYLFDTDSQQYEANYNEKTHKDAKMALHESIREDLHFFICVEDENVHSYILKYHPFLTHRCGHHEIDYWNDDTLRSIAEDRFSGMKLSDTFPSSLTLPLLSKVSMNMQKIAVPLSKSINSFLNYLDAVRVFPSIYKPTFDHLINEKKELSSGIAQISTANELIHKLSDEISGQEPEGLRIASEIDRLQKRISQEMSNLEKASKAFRKKKLLLVKDLKRQKN comes from the exons ATGATATCCGAACTCATTGGGATGGAATTAGAGAGTAATTCACAAATTGAGCTTACCCTTGAGTCCTTGGACCAATATGGCGTCTATTCCTATCAT AAGGAAATATCCAAAATTACTAAGAGTgctattgaagaagaaaaattggataatttaatacgggaattaaatgatatttggaCAAAAACCCGGGTTGAAACAAGGGTACGGCATGGGATTTTAATAGTggataattttgattttctgtttAACACATGGGAGTCAAGCTTTATCACACTCAGACAATTGGGAAAATCTAGATATTTACAGCAATTCAATGAGCGTCTCTTGACGTGGAGTGGAAGACTAGAGTTTGTGAAAACATTTATTGAACTCCTCAAATCCGTTCAAAATCTATGGGCGATAcag GATGTTCCATTTTCATGTCTCATGTTCAAAGAAGAACTTCCATCTGTACACGAATATTTTCAGCGCACAAAAGCAGCCTTTGTACTGGCAATGAATACCATAATTGAGTCTCCAAATATTCTGGAATCCTTTCATAATGAGGATAATTACTTCATTCTAACAGACATTAAACTTCATTTTACCAAAACACAGTCTCATCTCACAGACTCTTTGAGAGCAACAAGATTATCTTCTCCTAGACTTTTTTTTCTGAGCGATGAAGAATTATTAAGGCTGCTTGAGAATTCCGTGGGTAATCTATCTGCACTCAACCCATATTTGTACCTTATGTTTACATCGGTTCAAAGTGTTCTCTTTACGGAAGGGGATTCTCATGAAAGG TGCTATAATCCCTTTATCACTGGAGTTTGTTCCAAAGGGGGAGAGAAATTGATGTTTGATGAGCCAGTCAAAGCAAGACTTGATGTTCCTCATTGGATAAAAACAATTGATGGAGATATTTATCGCACATTATTACTCGAATTACAAGATATCATGAGAAAGGGTATAGCATCCTTTCCACAAGTATGgagagataaaaattatttggctCAAAGTCAGTCCAATGCTGCTCATGTATTTTGGTCTGCGAATAAGGACATTAACTTGAAGGAATTAAAAGAGCATTGTATTCAAtccattgataaaaatacatcaaatccTTCCATTAGAATAAAGGAGGCACGAAAGTTACTTCAATTACTCTATTATGAGCAAGATAATCATTCGAATCGTCATGATCttgaatatgtatatgatgGTAATCGTTTGAAAGTAAGTGGATTTGGAAATGCAATTCAATATGGAACTGAGTATCTTGGATATGACCTTCCTTTTAATCCAGAGCTAACTTTATATTGCCTCTCCGAGTTGTTTCATGAGTTTGGAGTTTCTCAAAACGCTAAGACTCAAAGATTATTGGCCGGACTCCTTGGAAAATTCTTTTTCTCCCTCTCTCATTTTAATCCTGACTTGAACCTTCAAAATGTAGTACTAGGAACTATTAAATTAGGGTCATGGACCTTTTTGAGAGATTTTGAATATGTTCAAGAAGAGGACGTGTTATTTCTAAaagaaatatctatttattgtcaactcatgatgaaagataataataaccTTGGAAAGAGATTTATCAATGTTGGGGGCTATGAAATACCCATGGGAATGTTTCCGCGCTTAAGAATGGACTCGAGTAAGTGGAAAATTGGGCGAAATTTTATATCACTTATTCAGCCCGATTTTCAAATGAGATTAAGGATTGAGTTTGTCAAACAAGGCCACTTAAAATATGAgtctttaatcaataaattagtaCAAATCTCTCGTTTACTTGAGCCCTTcagtaataatcaaaatattgactatcaaaataagattatgaGTGCTCTTGGGAAGTGCACATTTGAAACAGAAAcggattttattttctattgtgTGGATAAAGTTAAAACCTTGGACGAAATGAAAAACATCGAACATAACGAGTTAAGTCACATTTTAGGGGAATCTTGGATGGAAAAATTTAGATCATCTGAAACAATTAGTTCCAAATTGGATTCATCatttaatttgattgttttaaatGCAACTGAGTTGCAATCAGCCGTAGAAAATTTTACATGCACGGTTTTAAATCTTCCAGAGTCTATGACGAAGCAAAAAACCATTTCATTATCGTTACGATATTTAGAGAATCAG ggATATtccatcataaaaatatgtccAGTTTCTCAAATTTTGCACCCATCTCTTCACTTGTACATCAATTCCATTATTGAAGCATCCAATGGAAAAGTGGTATTCCTTTTACATGGACCTTGGAACCAGGAATGGGTCATTTATATTGGAAAGGTCCTGATGTATTATTCTAATCTGAGATTTATACTGAGTGATGACTCCAACAAGAGTGAGGAATGTGGATCAAAGCGGAGCGTTCAACTTATGTATGATGAAATTGAAGAATTCAAGATTATTGGGCATGAACTATCTCAAAaagattttgatattatgtataaatccTGCATTTTGATCAGCcaatacatattaaatgaaCTAAATGAATATGTTGAAGCCATTCGTATTATGTCTTTAGCAATTAATTGCTATCTGCAAAAGCGCGCTTGTGATATAAATAAGTCCTTATTCATATCAGGAGCTTTTCATATCAGTATTAAAAAGTCAGTTGAAAAGTTGCATCAATTCTTCATGGAGATATTGGGGGTTGATCCTGGAATTGAGGATTTAAAGGACCCGTTTGATGTTCATCAGCTCGCGCTGAAATTTAGTTTCGGAGTTAAAAATGTTGAACCACAGTTTTATGTTCCAAGTAGGGAGCAAAGTAAGgtcattatgtatttaaaaatgtgcATAGAATATAAATTGAGTGTTCTTTTGTGCGGAAAGAGAGGATCAGGAAAGAGTACAGCAATTAGGaaagctataaaatatttaaataacgataaatttgaaacttgtattataaatatgtcaTCTTCCCAAGCCAATGAGCTCGAAAAGGATTATTTTGTTAAGGAGGATGCTTACATTTTGGATAAGATGAGGTGTTATGGTAATCGGGTTTTGGTTTTAATATTAGAATCCTTTGACATTTGGAATGTGAAGCATGCGTATTTCCTAAGATCTCTTCTGGAGAAGTCAAGACTCCTTTGggataatattacaaaaagagTTACACCTCTTACTACTTATAAAATCGTAACAATAGTTGAAGTGACTCTAGAATATTCTAATCCCAATGCTTATAGGGACTCCATACAAAGAATGAATCAATTCACCAGAGATTTACACCCTATTCATCATCGAAAAGATGAAAAcgaaaatgaaatgattacTAAAACAATATTAGATAAATTTATCACTGACTTTGAGAAAGATGTATCCGAAACAAGTACTTCCATTCCATCCCTTATTAACTCAATTCATGAAAGTTGCAAGGAACATCATCCTGAGCGAGTATCCGATCATAATTTATTCCGTGTTTTAGGAGGGATATTATATGCAGATCCAGAAATATTTGTCCGTGGTAAGGACTTTGGTAATCATGTCTACAACGAAATACGTAATGAGTATAAAGGATATGGTGAAATCATTTAtgatcaagaaaatattattgattcaaAGTTTTCTGCCAAAAGGGATTTAAAAGATGTCACAAGCTTCAAAGATTCGATTTCCTATTTTTATCTTGAAGATGGTTTCATTAGAATTAAAATGATATCCCTGAAAGATGCCATGCAAAAATTTAGTAGTGCCTATTCGGGCACCAAGGGAAAGACTTATAATACGAGACTTGTATTCTCAAAGTCTTTTACATATCTTATATCTAGTTTGATTCGATCCATCAATCGATATGGTGAGGTCCTTTTATATGGAAAATCAGGCCATGGGAGAAAATCCTGTGCTgagtttatatcatttttccttGGTATTCGTCTTGTTGAGGCTCCAGGATCAGTAGAACCGTTTTTAAAGCAGCTCAGGACTGCATATATTGATGCTAGTAATGGAGAAGTAGTTCTTCTACTTGTAAAATTGAAAGGCTTGAACAATGATACGATTCAAATCATTAGATTTATCGAAGAAATTCTTTTCTATGGAGAATGTCATAATCTTCTGAGTGATAACGATATGAATGAATACTTATTTGACACGGATTCACAACAGTACGAGGCAAATTACAATGAAAAGACacataaa GATGCCAAAATGGCACTTCATGAGAGTATACGAGAGGATTTACATTTCTTCATTTGTGTTGAAGATGAGAATGTTCATTCTTATATTCTGAAATATCATCCATTTCTAACTCATCGATGTGGGCATCATGAAATAGATTATTGGAATGATGATACTTTGAGATCTATTGCTGAAGATCGTTTCTCTGGTATGAAGTTGAGTGATACGTTTCCCTCGAGTTTGACTCTTCCATTGTTGTCCAAAGTATCAATGAATATGCAAAAGATAGCTGTGCCATTATCGAAGtctattaattcatttttgaattatttagatGCCGTGAGAGTCTTTCCCAGCATATACAAACCTACATTCGATCACCTCATTAACGAAAAAAAGGAGCTTTCCTCTGGAATAGCTCAAATATCAACGGCTAATGAATTAATTCATAAGTTGAGTGACGAGATATCTGGGCAAGAACCGGAGGGTCTCCGTATAGCTTCTGAAATAGATAgattacaaaaaagaatttctCAAGAGATGTCTAATTTAGAAAAAGCTTCCAAAGCTTTCCGAAAAAAGAAGTTATTGCTCGTAAAAGATCTGAAGAGACAAAAGAATTAG
- the LOC121124143 gene encoding uncharacterized protein isoform X1, giving the protein MESAPILAAFGNPLLDFILRVNDEEEKDLVRKYDLSKHDAMELDTIQSGLFHDAMNWHGKITISPGGCSLNTCRVLQWLHSHRPGTVLFFGSVGKDEQHFNLKKLCVKDNISTRLREVEDSLTGHCIVLANGQERTLVANIGAANQYSLKHLIQHESLLKDTPMIYVEGFFLNHSPKASNYLALLSNSSDKIFTFNLCGSYVCREKEYVENVMNIFPQINVLFGNAYEFEAFNNTSRQYGLKGIDFLQEEMEFSTLEGKEGECVGGGNISHSSHLVIITDGPRDIICLDLEKKKKLRVPVKRIPKDEIRDTVGAGDSFIAGYLYGIILGKTNRECIEHGVIASHMIIRQNGVTLPGNQV; this is encoded by the exons ATGGAATCGGCACCTATTCTGGCAGCCTTTGGAAATCCGTTGCTAGATTTCATTCTTCGTGtgaatgatgaagaagaaaaggattTGGTGAGGAAATATGATCTTTCAAAGCATGATGCTATGGAATTAGACACGATTCAATCCGGTCTATTTCATGACGCAATGAATTG GCATGGAAAAATAACGATATCACCGGGTGGATGTAGTTTAAACACATGTCGAGTCCTTCAGTGGCTACATTCTCACCGTCCAGGGACTGTACTATTTTTTGGGTCCGTTGGAAAGGATGAACAGCATTTCAATTTGAAGAAGTTATGCGTTAAAGACAATATATCAACAAG GTTACGTGAAGTTGAGGATTCATTAACTGGCCACTGCATTGTTTTAGCAAATGGACAAGAAAGAACCCTTGTTGCCAATATTGGAGCTGCAAACCAGTACTCTTTAAAGCATCTCATTCAACATGAGTCCCTACTAAAAGACACTCCTATGATTTATGTTGAAGGTTTCTTTCTAAATCATTCACCAAAAGCATCCAACTACCTCGCCCTTCTCTCAAACTCCAGTGATAAGATCTTCACTTTTAATCTATGTGGAAGCTACGTGTGTCGGGAGAAGGAGTATGTGGAGAATGTAATGAACATATTTCCACAAATCAATGTTCTCTTTGGAAATGCATATGAATTTGAAGCATTTAATAACACATCCCGTCAATATGGGCTGAAGGGAATTGATTTCCTCCAGGAAGAAATGGAATTCTCTACCCTGGAGGGTAAGGAAGGAGAATGCGTTGGTGGAGGGAACATATCTCATAGTTCCCATCTAGTAATAATTACGGACGGTCCTAGGGATATTATTTGTTTGGAtctggaaaagaaaaagaaactacGAGTACCTGTTAAGCGTATTCCAAAAGATGAAATCAGAGATACAGTTGGAGCTGGAGATAGCTTTATCGCGGGATATCTATATGGAATCATTTTGGGCAAGACTAATAGAGAATGTATCGAACATGGG GTCATCGCAAGTCATATGATTATTCGACAAAATGGAGTCACGTTACCTGGTAATCAAGTTTAA
- the LOC121124142 gene encoding beta-1,3-galactosyltransferase 5, whose protein sequence is MVLIKGFLKVLVLCTLFKFLWIWFFFYKSSHHGNLRSRQKQLQKDLSLFHFPSNPWMEKKSHFKSNSYHINNCTYRDNRGLHLDPKTFLEDYLDYFWCLIGIQNHDFHVFALKGSKNELLIYSDYQFSIEPELKFKEYDVFFIIFAKHHMDRQRLRNTWIQDLKHPKEGYLFCIPDDTWSMSLVSEEFRFKDMLSSNNDTSMLFWLHSRGIFSQFIVRIESDFLVNMNTLRIILVQETYASNRIYGKLNKYSIPDRSRDGANYLSEREWPWGHYPHFMSNQFYIITGDVVSKLLTASSRVPKLANLSESIYTTGILSIDSNLLLVDMKKFVTESSDHVCTSAIVTQPGNLKSLWEGIKTCSMELI, encoded by the coding sequence ATGGTTCTTATCAAGGGATTTTTAAAGGTTCTAGTTCTCTGTACACTATTCAAGTTTTTGTGGATATGGTTCTTTTTTTACAAGAGTTCCCATCATGGGAATCTCAGATCCAGGCAAAAACAGCTCCAAAAGGATTTGTCACTTTTTCATTTCCCTTCAAATCCTTGGATGGAAAAAAAGTCCCACTTCAAGTCAAATAGTTATCATATAAATAACTGTACCTATAGGGACAACCGTGGACTCCATTTGGATCCCAAAACATTTTTGGAGGACTATTTAGACTATTTTTGGTGTTTAATTGGAATTCAGAATCATGATTTCCATGTATTTGCTCTCAAAGGctctaaaaatgaattacttatttacTCCGACTACCAATTCTCCATTGAGCCTGAATTAAAGTTCAAGGAATATGATGTATTCTTCATTATATTCGCTAAACATCACATGGATCGTCAAAGACTGAGAAATACTTGGATCCAGGATTTGAAGCATCCGAAGGAGGGCTACCTATTCTGTATCCCGGATGACACTTGGTCTATGTCACTTGTATCTGAAGAATTTCGTTTCAAGGACATGTTAAGTTCAAACAATGATACGTCCATGCTCTTTTGGCTCCATTCCCGTGGAATCTTTTCGCAGTTTATTGTGAGGATAGAGTCAGACTTCTTAGTCAACATGAATACTCTCAGGATCATTCTAGTTCAAGAGACATATGCGAGTAATCGTATCTACGGAaagctaaataaatattcaataccaGATCGATCCCGAGATGGTGCAAATTATTTGTCAGAAAGGGAATGGCCTTGGGGACATTACCCACATTTTATGTCAAATCAGTTTTACATTATCACAGGAGATGTTGTGTCCAAGTTATTAACAGCCTCTTCTCGTGTGCCAAAATTGGCAAATCTCTCTGAGAGTATTTACACCACAGGGATTCTTTCCATCGATAGTAACTTACTTTTAGTggatatgaaaaaatttgtgaCGGAATCATCAGATCATGTCTGTACAAGTGCCATTGTTACTCAACCGGGAAATTTAAAATCTCTGTGGGAAGGGATCAAAACATGTTCGATGGAGCtcatttga
- the LOC121124143 gene encoding uncharacterized protein isoform X2 has protein sequence MESAPILAAFGNPLLDFILRVNDEEEKDLVRKYDLSKHDAMELDTIQSGLFHDAMNWHGKITISPGGCSLNTCRVLQWLHSHRPGTVLFFGSVGKDEQHFNLKKLCVKDNISTRLREVEDSLTGHCIVLANGQERTLVANIGAANQYSLKHLIQHESLLKDTPMIYVEGFFLNHSPKASNYLALLSNSSDKIFTFNLCGSYVCREKEYVENVMNIFPQINVLFGNAYEFEAFNNTSRQYGLKGIDFLQEEMEFSTLEGKEGECVGGGNISHSSHLVIITDGPRDIICLDLEKKKKLRVPVKRIPKDEIRDTVGAGDSFIAGYLYGIILGKTNRECIEHGT, from the exons ATGGAATCGGCACCTATTCTGGCAGCCTTTGGAAATCCGTTGCTAGATTTCATTCTTCGTGtgaatgatgaagaagaaaaggattTGGTGAGGAAATATGATCTTTCAAAGCATGATGCTATGGAATTAGACACGATTCAATCCGGTCTATTTCATGACGCAATGAATTG GCATGGAAAAATAACGATATCACCGGGTGGATGTAGTTTAAACACATGTCGAGTCCTTCAGTGGCTACATTCTCACCGTCCAGGGACTGTACTATTTTTTGGGTCCGTTGGAAAGGATGAACAGCATTTCAATTTGAAGAAGTTATGCGTTAAAGACAATATATCAACAAG GTTACGTGAAGTTGAGGATTCATTAACTGGCCACTGCATTGTTTTAGCAAATGGACAAGAAAGAACCCTTGTTGCCAATATTGGAGCTGCAAACCAGTACTCTTTAAAGCATCTCATTCAACATGAGTCCCTACTAAAAGACACTCCTATGATTTATGTTGAAGGTTTCTTTCTAAATCATTCACCAAAAGCATCCAACTACCTCGCCCTTCTCTCAAACTCCAGTGATAAGATCTTCACTTTTAATCTATGTGGAAGCTACGTGTGTCGGGAGAAGGAGTATGTGGAGAATGTAATGAACATATTTCCACAAATCAATGTTCTCTTTGGAAATGCATATGAATTTGAAGCATTTAATAACACATCCCGTCAATATGGGCTGAAGGGAATTGATTTCCTCCAGGAAGAAATGGAATTCTCTACCCTGGAGGGTAAGGAAGGAGAATGCGTTGGTGGAGGGAACATATCTCATAGTTCCCATCTAGTAATAATTACGGACGGTCCTAGGGATATTATTTGTTTGGAtctggaaaagaaaaagaaactacGAGTACCTGTTAAGCGTATTCCAAAAGATGAAATCAGAGATACAGTTGGAGCTGGAGATAGCTTTATCGCGGGATATCTATATGGAATCATTTTGGGCAAGACTAATAGAGAATGTATCGAACATGGG ACTTGA